In the Silvanigrella aquatica genome, TTTGCCACTTTAGGTGAAATTGTAAATCAATTTTTACTAGAACCCAATAAATTTCGTCGCATTGAAATGGGACAAGTTTATGCCGCGGCATGCACACAGCCTTTTGCTCTTTTAAAATCGAAAGAACACCAAGATTATTACGAAGGTGAAGTCTCTATATTTTACGGATTTGGACACAATCAAGAGGAATTAGAAAATAAATTATCTTTATATTTCGACAATACTGCTCTGGAAAAAGAAGTCAATGAAACCATTCGCACGCTTAAACATAATTTAATTCACAACTTAAAAGATTTATCCTTAGAGCAAAAAAGAATATTTTTAAAAAATTCATCCTTATTTGTTCTCAATTCTTTAATAGATAAAAATGGTGGAATTATTGCGGCTCCTGAATGTGATTTAGAATTTAAACACAGCGGTGGTTACGGATTTATATGGCCAAGAGATGCGGCATTTTGTGCTTTAGGATTAATGAGATGTGAACAATATCAGCAAGCAAAATCTATTTTAATTTTTTTAACCCAAGTGCAAAGTCATCATGGTGATTATTTTCAAAGATTCGATTGCCAAGGTAACAAAGCACCAAGTTGGTGCGAATTACAAGCCGATCAACTGGGGCTTGTTCTTATAGCTATGACAGAATATTTAAAACATGAAAAAAATGAACTTATATTATCCTCAGTTAAAAAGGGAATTCAAAAATTAATTCACGATTTCTCAGAAAAAGGATCTTTGCAAAATAGTTTTGATCTTTGGGAGGAAGTCTACGGATTGAACTTTTATTCTCATGTTTGTGCTTATGGAGCATTAAATCGATCTTTGCCTTTTTGTGGCGAATGGGAAGAACAAATTCATTCTGCAATGAAAACATGTCATCATTTTTGTCTCCATCATTTATATATAAGTAAACAACGTCGTTTTGCACGCACCCTTGACCCACACAATAACCGCGATCTTCAAGCCGACATTTCCTTATTATCTTGTTTATTTCCTGTTTCTGAATTTCCACTTGAAGACGCTGTAAAGTTATCTATTTTTGAGCATTGTTATGATAAATTAACAACTCCATCTGGTACTTTAAGGTATGAAAAAGATCACTATAGAGGAGGAAACAGTTGGGTGCTTGCTGGATTCTGGATGGCACAAGCGGCAAAAGAACTTTCAAAATCATATGAGCAATATCATGATATCTCATTTGAAATATTTAAAAAAACGTTGCATTTATGCAATGATGCCGGCTTTTTTTCAGAACAGGTCGACTCCTCAACCGGAAAACCCGTCTGGATTATGCCCTTGGCTTGGAGTCATGCCTTTTATTTGTGGGCAAATGAAGATTTTTCTTAAATTATTTTTCAAAGAAAGACGTGCTATGAAATTGAATCAAATGAAAGTTATCGATCTCAGTCATACCATTCATTCGGATATCCCTTCGTGGGAAGGAGGATGCGCCTGCATTTTAAAAAACTTAAGCGACTACGATGACAGCAATGCAAAAGTAAAATTTCGCATTCAAGATATTTCTCTACCATTGGGACTCGGAACCCACATGGACACACCTGCACATTGCTTTAAGGATAAAAAAACAGCAAGTGAAATCGATATCACAAATCCTATTTATGAATGCGTGGTAATCGATGTCTCCGAAAAATCCAATGCAAATTATTTAATTAGCAAATCCGATATCAAAGAATTTGAAAAACAATTTGGTTTTATAAATGAAAATTCCATTGTTTTATTTCGCACAGGTTGGGCTAAATATTGGCACAATCAACATAAGTACAGAAATAATTTGCAATTTCCAAGCATTTCAGAGGAATCTGCTCTTTATTTAAATGAAAAAAATATTGCAGGCATTGGCATTGATACTTTATCCCCTGACACCATTAATAGTGAATTTGAAGTCCATCAAATTATGCTGGGAAATAACCGCTTTATTATTGAAAATGTGGCAAATCTTGAATTGTTACCTTCGACTGGTACTTATCTCATGGTATTGCCTTTAAAAATACAAAATGCCACAGAATCCCCGCTGAGACTTGTGGCTTTAATGGGAGGGCAAGCCTAAAAAAATCTAGCAATTCAAACCCAAGTAAATAAACTAATTTCAATTTTTACTTCACTTTATTCACATCAATACAAGCATAAA is a window encoding:
- a CDS encoding cyclase family protein, which codes for MKLNQMKVIDLSHTIHSDIPSWEGGCACILKNLSDYDDSNAKVKFRIQDISLPLGLGTHMDTPAHCFKDKKTASEIDITNPIYECVVIDVSEKSNANYLISKSDIKEFEKQFGFINENSIVLFRTGWAKYWHNQHKYRNNLQFPSISEESALYLNEKNIAGIGIDTLSPDTINSEFEVHQIMLGNNRFIIENVANLELLPSTGTYLMVLPLKIQNATESPLRLVALMGGQA
- a CDS encoding glycoside hydrolase family 15 protein, with protein sequence MRENYSSITASEKILACLGEDGQLKGLFWPHKDSRHSHLEFSICGFSVDGESIWLDPIRDRIQISFVPHEQFITVKWELNHPKFMGAIVTKKCLAIHSSVIEKWEILVPKEYATKKINLWLLSHWNMRSETRFQSVYSETGEDLIFAFSENFWVGIGACNGSCYSHFQAVRAIQGNSFATLGEIVNQFLLEPNKFRRIEMGQVYAAACTQPFALLKSKEHQDYYEGEVSIFYGFGHNQEELENKLSLYFDNTALEKEVNETIRTLKHNLIHNLKDLSLEQKRIFLKNSSLFVLNSLIDKNGGIIAAPECDLEFKHSGGYGFIWPRDAAFCALGLMRCEQYQQAKSILIFLTQVQSHHGDYFQRFDCQGNKAPSWCELQADQLGLVLIAMTEYLKHEKNELILSSVKKGIQKLIHDFSEKGSLQNSFDLWEEVYGLNFYSHVCAYGALNRSLPFCGEWEEQIHSAMKTCHHFCLHHLYISKQRRFARTLDPHNNRDLQADISLLSCLFPVSEFPLEDAVKLSIFEHCYDKLTTPSGTLRYEKDHYRGGNSWVLAGFWMAQAAKELSKSYEQYHDISFEIFKKTLHLCNDAGFFSEQVDSSTGKPVWIMPLAWSHAFYLWANEDFS